A region of the Microbacterium sp. SL75 genome:
GTCCTCGAGCGACCCGGCCCAGGGAGTGTGGGCGCACCTGAAGTACGAGGGCGGCGTGCACCGCGTGCAGCGCGTGCCGGCCACCGAGTCGCAGGGGCGCATCCACACCTCCACCACGGGCGTGCTCGTCTTCCCCGAGGTCGACGAGCCCGAAGAGGTCGCGATCGACCCCAACGACCTGAAGATCGACGTCTTCCGCTCGTCGGGCCCCGGTGGTCAGTCCGTCAACACGACAGACTCCGCCGTGCGCATCACCCACGTTCCCACCGGGATCGTCGTGTCGATGCAGAACGAGAAGTCGCAGCTGCAGAACCGCGAGGCCGGCATGCGCGTGCTGCGCGCCCGCCTTCTCGCCAAGCAGCAGGAGGAGCGCGACGCCGTCGCCGCCGATGCGCGCAAGTCGCAGATCCGCGGCATGGATCGCTCCGAGCGCATCCGCACCTACAACTTCCCCGAGAACCGCATCGCCGATCACCGCACCGGGTACAAGGCGTACAACCTCGACCAGGTGATGGACGGCGCCCTCGGCCCGATCATCGAGTCGGCCATCACGGCCGACGAAGAAGCGCGGCTCGCGGCCCTCGCCGACTCCTAAGCTCGGGTGGTGCCCACCGCCGCTCAGATCGTGTCGTTCGACGACACCCCGCCCCCGCCCGGGCTCTCGCCGTGGGTCGGTCCCGCCGAGCAGGTCCGGCAGATCGAGATCGTGGATCCGGATGCCGCGTGGCCCGAGATCTTCGAGGTGCTCCGCTCCCGCATCGTCGGTGCGCTGGGTGACCGCGTCCTCGAGATCGAACACATCGGCTCGACGTCGGTGCCGGGGCTGGCCGCCAAGCCGATCATCGACATCGACCTGACGGTCGCCGACCCCGACGACGAGGACGCCTTCGTCCCTGCCCTCGAGGCGCTCGGATTCGTGCTGCGCGTGCGCGAGCCGTGGTGGCTGGGGCACCGCTGCCTGGTCTCGGCGGAGCCGGCCGCCAACCTGCACGTGTGGCCGCCCGACAGTCCCGAGGCGGCGCGGCACCGCATCTTCCGCGACTGGTTGCGCGCAGACGAGGCCGATCGACAGCGGTATGCCGCGGTCAAGCGCGAGGTCGCGGCCGACGGCTTGATGAGTGAGTACAACGCCCGCAAACAGGGCGTGATCCGCGAGATCTACGCCCGCGCCTTCGCGGCGGCGGGCCTGTTGCCCTGACGGGCGCCAATCCGGGACCGCGACACAGGATCCACGGCCGTGACCCGTCCGCAGAGCGCGGCGCGGGCGGATCTCCTGCGCTGTGCATTGATGGGGGTCAGTCGTCCCAGGCGGGCGGGTGGGGGAGAGGGCCACGGCGCCGCTCGAGCTGCGCGGCGAGCGACAGCAGCGTCGCCTCGCCGCCCGGACGCCCGACGAGCTGGATGGACACGGGGTGGCCGGTGGCGTCCCTGGTCAGCGGCACCGTCAGCGCGGGTAGCCCCGCGACGTTGACGAAGCTCGAATACGGCGCGTACTCCACCTGCATCGCGAACGACCGCTCGGGGCCATGTCCGGCGTAAGCCCCCACGGGTTGCGGCCGCTGCGCCAGCGCGGGAGTGAGCACCGCGTCGAAAGCGGCGAAGTCGGCGATCGTGCGGCGTTCGAACGCGCGCGCCGAGGCCAGACCGCCGAGCAGGTCCAGCGCGGACAGTCGGCGTCCCTCGCGGACGAGCCACGCCGTCAACGGCTCGACGAGCATCATGTCGTCGTCGCTCAACGGGATCCGCGCTGCGCTCGCTCTCCACAGCACGTGGAACAGCGACGCGTAGCCGAAGGGATGCCAGTCGGCATCCGCCACGGCATGTCCGGCGTCGCTGAGCCAGGCGGCGGCCGTGTCGAAGGCGGTGCGGGCGTCGGCGTCGAGCACGATGTCCTCGTCGTCGTCCCACGGTGACACGGTCGTGATCCCCACGCGCAACGCTCCCGGTCGCCGCCGGGCGGCCTCGACGAACGGTCCCGTGCCGGGCGCCGCCGTGGCGTACGTGAACGGCGCGAGGCCGACGAGCGCGTCGAGCAGCAGCCCGGCGTCCTCTGCCGAGCGGGCGATCGGTCCGGTCACCGACAGGCCGTCCGGGGAGTCGAAGCCGGATCCGATCGGTAGCCGCCCCCGCGACGGTTTGAGTCCGACGACACCCACGGTCGCCGAGGGGATGCGGATCGACCCACCGCCATCCGAGCCGACGGCCGCCGGCAAGAGCCCCGCCGCGACGGCGACGGCGGCCCCACCGCTGGATCCGCCCGCCCCGGCCGTGAGGCGCCACGGATCCCGCGCCGGCGCGTGGATCAGCGGCTCGGTGAACCCGGTGAGTCCGAACTCCGACGTGCTCGTCTTTCCCACGTTGATCGCCCCCGCGGCATCCAGCGCTTCGGCAAGGGGATCGGATGCCGTGGGCACGAGGTGCACGCGGGCTCGCGAGCCGTAGCGGGTGGGGACGCCGGCGCGGGCGACGAGGTCCTTGTCGGCGAGCGGCACACCCCACAGGGGACCGGTGGCGGGGTCGAGGGTGGCAGCGCGGCGCAGCGCGGCATCGGGTGTCACCTCGGCGAAAGCGCCCAGGTCGGCCAACCGGGCGATGCGGTCGAGGTAATGGGCCGTGAGCTCGCGCGGGTCGAGCGTGCCGTCGGCGAGGCCTCCGACCTGCGCGACGAGCGACAGGTCGTGCAGGCGGGTCATGTTCCGAGCCTACGACGGCATCGAGCAGCGCGTCTCTCGCCGACGCCACGCACCGATGCGACCCACGTTCACGCAGCGTCCCCGTGGACCTGCCTCGCCAGGCCGCACGGGCCGCCTCGTCGCCGGCCCGGCGCCTGTCCACCGCGGACGGCTATCCGGCGCGCTCCCACGCCGCGCTGTCCTCGTCGAGCTGCTCCAGAATCTCGCGGGGCGTCTGCCCGAGGTGGTGACGAAAAGCCCGATGCAGGTGAGACAGGTCGCTGAACCCCCACTTGGCGGCGAGCTGCGTCATCGTCATCCGCCCGCGCATCGCGCGCAGGTCGTCGGCACACCCCCGCACCCGCACGCGCATGACGGTCTGACCGAAGGTGAGGGGAGCATCCTCGTACAGCTGATGGAGTTTGCGCACCGAGACGGCGAAGTGCCGCGCGATCGCTGACGGTGAAGTGTCCACGAACCGGATGTGCCTCTCCAGATGGCGCGCGATGCTGCGACGCAGTTCCTCGTCCCCGCCGTGTTCATCGCTGACGGATCCGGTCGACGCGGAATGCGAGAGTGCGCGGCTCAGAGACGAGACGGCGACCCCCACGGCATCCGCTTCGCTGTCGGTCATTCTCGACGCCTGCTCCCACGAGGAGCGCAGGGTGTCGGCGACGACCGCTCCGAGCCCGGTCGCGGCGGAGAACGCCCGTGCCGTGGCATCCGCCCGCAAGACGTCGGGGATGTCATGAGCCGGTACGCGGAACGACACCGTCCGCCACGGGTCGAGGTAGTCCAGCGTGAACGCGCGGGTGGCATCCACGATCGAGAACGTCCCCGGACCCGACATGCTGCGTCGGCCGTCCTGCGAGACGACGCAGCGCCCGTCGAGCATCAGGGGTCTGATCGACCCACCCCCGTGCGGGACCGCGGCGATGGCGGACCCGCACGGGGGTGTTCAGATCCAGTACTCGGGCGTCGTCAGCACCGCGCGGGTGTCCTCGCCGGCACGGCGTTGACGCGCTTTGGCGGGGACGCCGACGAGCACGCTGTCGGCCGGGGCATCCGCGGTCACGACGGCGTTGGCGCCGACGGCGCTGCGGGCGCCGATCGTGATCGGCCCGAGGATCTTCGCCCCGGCGCCGACCGCGACACCGTCGTGCAGGGTCGGGTGCCTCTTGCCCCCCTCGCGCTGCCGGCCGCCGAGCGTCACGCCGTGGTACAGCATCACGTCGTCGCCGACCTCGGCCGTCTCGCCGACCACGACACCCATGCCGTGATCGATGAAGAAGCGTCGACCGATCGTGGCGCCGGGGTGGATCTCGACCCCGGTGAGCCACCGGGTCACCTGCGACAGGGCCCGCGCCGGGAAGCGCAGACCCCGTCGCCAGAGCCGGTTCGCGATGCGGTACGCCCACACGGCGTGAAGCCCCGGGTACAGCAGCGCGATCTCGAGGCCGCCGCGCGCCGCGGGATCGCGGAGCTTGGCCGAGGAGATGTCTTCGCGGATGCGGGAGAGGACCCCCACGTCAGTCTTCGCGCAGGTGCTCGTAGAGCGCCGTCGAGAGGTACCGCTCGCCGTAGGAGGGGATGATGACGACGATGTTCTTGCCCGCCGCCTCGGGGCGCCGCGCGACCTCGAGGGCCGCCCAGATCGCCGCACCCGACGACATGCCGACCAGGATGCCGTCTTTCGCAGCCGTCTCACGGGCCAGGCGGATCGCGTCGTCGAACTCGACGTCGATCACCTCGTCGATGATGTCGCGGTCGAGGATCGCGGGCACGAAGTTGGGGCCGATGCCCTGGATCTTGTGGGGACCGGGGTGGCCCTTGGTGAGTACGGGGGAGTCGGCGGGCTCGACGGCGACGACCTTGACCCCGGGCACGCGTTCCTTGAGCACCTGGCCGACGCCGGTGATGGTGCCGCCGGTGCCGATTCCGGCGACGAAGTAGTCGACCTTGCCCTCGGTGTCGCGCAGGATCTCTTCGGCCGTTGTCTTGCGGTGGATCGCGGGGTTCGCCTCGTTCTCGAACTGGCGGGCCCAGACGGCGCCCGGCGTCTCGGCGACGATGCGCTTGGCCTCGTCCACGGCGTGCGACATGCCCTTGGTGGGATCGGTGAGTACGAGCTCGGCGCCGAAGGCCTTGAGCAGGATGCGGCGTTCCTTCGACATCGAGGCCGGCATCGTGAGGATGACCTTGTACCCGCGTGCGGCGCCCACCATGGCGAGGGCGATGCCGGTGTTGCCGCTCGTCGACTCGACGATCGTGCCGCCGGGCTTGAGCTCGCCCGAGGCTTCGGCCGCGTCGATGATGGCGATGCCGAGGCGGTCCTTGACGCTCGAGGCGGGGTTGTAGAACTCGAGCTTGGCGAGGATCTGGCCGCCCGCGCCTTCGGCGACGCGGTTCAGCCGCACGAGCGGCGTGTCGCCGAATGCAGAGGTGATGTCGGAGTGGATGCCGGGCATGGCTCGCCTTTCGCCGTCGGTCGGGACGCGATCATTTTAGGCGAGCCTTCCGACACCGCCGGCCCGTGTGACGCCGCGCGACTAGGCTGGGCTCCCGTCATGCCAAAGACCGTCCCGCTCCCCGTCCCCACGGCCCTTTCGGTCGCCGATGTCCTGCGCTCCGCCGCGCAGCGACTGCACGCGGCGGGAGTACCCGATCCGCAGGTCGACGCCGAACTCCTCGTCGCCCATGTGCTCGACTCCTCCCGCGGCGGGGTGCAGGCCGCCGCCATCCGCGGAGACCGGATGCCGGAGCCCGCCGCGCGCGCCCTCGCCCCTCTGCTCGACCGCCGTGCGGCCCGTGAGCCCCTGCAGCACCTCACCGGTCTCGCGCCGTTCCGTTCCCTGGAGCTGGCGGTGGGACCGGGCGTGTTCGTCCCGCGCCCCGAGACGGAGATGGTGGCCCAGCTCGCGATCGACGCGCTGCGCTCTGCGGCATCCGAGGCGC
Encoded here:
- the cysK gene encoding cysteine synthase A, encoding MPGIHSDITSAFGDTPLVRLNRVAEGAGGQILAKLEFYNPASSVKDRLGIAIIDAAEASGELKPGGTIVESTSGNTGIALAMVGAARGYKVILTMPASMSKERRILLKAFGAELVLTDPTKGMSHAVDEAKRIVAETPGAVWARQFENEANPAIHRKTTAEEILRDTEGKVDYFVAGIGTGGTITGVGQVLKERVPGVKVVAVEPADSPVLTKGHPGPHKIQGIGPNFVPAILDRDIIDEVIDVEFDDAIRLARETAAKDGILVGMSSGAAIWAALEVARRPEAAGKNIVVIIPSYGERYLSTALYEHLRED
- the epsC gene encoding serine O-acetyltransferase EpsC — translated: MGVLSRIREDISSAKLRDPAARGGLEIALLYPGLHAVWAYRIANRLWRRGLRFPARALSQVTRWLTGVEIHPGATIGRRFFIDHGMGVVVGETAEVGDDVMLYHGVTLGGRQREGGKRHPTLHDGVAVGAGAKILGPITIGARSAVGANAVVTADAPADSVLVGVPAKARQRRAGEDTRAVLTTPEYWI
- a CDS encoding helix-turn-helix domain-containing protein, coding for MLDGRCVVSQDGRRSMSGPGTFSIVDATRAFTLDYLDPWRTVSFRVPAHDIPDVLRADATARAFSAATGLGAVVADTLRSSWEQASRMTDSEADAVGVAVSSLSRALSHSASTGSVSDEHGGDEELRRSIARHLERHIRFVDTSPSAIARHFAVSVRKLHQLYEDAPLTFGQTVMRVRVRGCADDLRAMRGRMTMTQLAAKWGFSDLSHLHRAFRHHLGQTPREILEQLDEDSAAWERAG
- a CDS encoding GrpB family protein, which gives rise to MPTAAQIVSFDDTPPPPGLSPWVGPAEQVRQIEIVDPDAAWPEIFEVLRSRIVGALGDRVLEIEHIGSTSVPGLAAKPIIDIDLTVADPDDEDAFVPALEALGFVLRVREPWWLGHRCLVSAEPAANLHVWPPDSPEAARHRIFRDWLRADEADRQRYAAVKREVAADGLMSEYNARKQGVIREIYARAFAAAGLLP
- a CDS encoding amidase, yielding MTRLHDLSLVAQVGGLADGTLDPRELTAHYLDRIARLADLGAFAEVTPDAALRRAATLDPATGPLWGVPLADKDLVARAGVPTRYGSRARVHLVPTASDPLAEALDAAGAINVGKTSTSEFGLTGFTEPLIHAPARDPWRLTAGAGGSSGGAAVAVAAGLLPAAVGSDGGGSIRIPSATVGVVGLKPSRGRLPIGSGFDSPDGLSVTGPIARSAEDAGLLLDALVGLAPFTYATAAPGTGPFVEAARRRPGALRVGITTVSPWDDDEDIVLDADARTAFDTAAAWLSDAGHAVADADWHPFGYASLFHVLWRASAARIPLSDDDMMLVEPLTAWLVREGRRLSALDLLGGLASARAFERRTIADFAAFDAVLTPALAQRPQPVGAYAGHGPERSFAMQVEYAPYSSFVNVAGLPALTVPLTRDATGHPVSIQLVGRPGGEATLLSLAAQLERRRGPLPHPPAWDD
- the prfA gene encoding peptide chain release factor 1, producing the protein MFESVRGLLEEHKAVQEELSDPAVHADAARAKRVNRRYAELSRIVTAHEAWVSASDDLEAARELAREDEAFADEVPGLEERVAETQERLRRLLIPRDPDDARDVIMEIKGGEGGAESALFAADLLRMYLQYAASMGWKTELLERTESDLGGYKDVQVAIKGSSSDPAQGVWAHLKYEGGVHRVQRVPATESQGRIHTSTTGVLVFPEVDEPEEVAIDPNDLKIDVFRSSGPGGQSVNTTDSAVRITHVPTGIVVSMQNEKSQLQNREAGMRVLRARLLAKQQEERDAVAADARKSQIRGMDRSERIRTYNFPENRIADHRTGYKAYNLDQVMDGALGPIIESAITADEEARLAALADS